In Streptomyces nojiriensis, one genomic interval encodes:
- a CDS encoding DUF2809 domain-containing protein has translation MDPLPRCRDNAAAPDLRRTRLVAAGAAVVTVGAGLGLRAVTAGSAAKYGGDALYTVLLLTLVVLVAPRLTPLRAAGTALAASWAVEFLQLTAVPAELSRHSTAAHLVLGSTFNAPDLFWYAVGAAAAWLLHTALAPSAPAEGRPS, from the coding sequence GTGGATCCCCTACCCCGATGCCGTGACAACGCCGCAGCCCCCGACCTCCGACGGACCCGGCTGGTGGCGGCCGGGGCCGCGGTGGTGACCGTGGGCGCGGGGCTGGGGTTGCGGGCCGTCACGGCGGGGAGCGCGGCGAAGTACGGGGGAGACGCCCTGTACACCGTCCTGCTGCTGACCCTCGTCGTGCTGGTCGCGCCCCGGCTGACACCCCTGCGGGCGGCCGGGACCGCGCTGGCCGCCAGTTGGGCCGTCGAGTTCCTCCAGCTGACCGCCGTACCCGCGGAGCTCTCCCGGCACAGCACCGCGGCCCACCTGGTCCTCGGTTCCACCTTCAACGCACCCGACCTGTTCTGGTACGCGGTCGGCGCGGCGGCGGCCTGGCTCCTCCACACCGCGCTCGCGCCGTCCGCACCGGCCGAGGGGAGGCCGTCCTGA
- a CDS encoding alpha/beta fold hydrolase yields the protein MEWMTLVARHSRSGGAPGRAALPAKPVTRTVFTGEHDVFLPPKRLGAAVTRTLGVELRVLPGAGHLVVEEAPDRPAAPVDGGTR from the coding sequence GTGGAGTGGATGACGCTGGTGGCCCGGCACTCCCGCTCCGGCGGGGCGCCCGGCAGGGCGGCCCTGCCGGCGAAGCCGGTGACCCGCACGGTCTTCACCGGCGAGCACGACGTGTTCCTCCCGCCGAAGCGGCTCGGCGCGGCGGTGACCCGCACGCTGGGCGTCGAACTGCGGGTGCTGCCGGGGGCCGGACACCTCGTGGTGGAGGAGGCGCCCGACCGGCCGGCCGCCCCGGTCGACGGCGGTACGCGGTGA
- a CDS encoding RNA polymerase sigma factor, translated as MDETLLRGLTPSVLGILVRRGADFAAAEDAVQEALVEAVRTWPAEPPRDAKGWLVTVAWRRFLDATRSDTARRRREDLLDEEPPPGPAPAVDDTLQLYFLCAHPSLTPSSAVALTLRAVGGLTTRQIAQAYLVPEATMAQRISRAKRTVSGVRFDRPGDVATVLRVLYLVFNEGYSGDVDLAAEAIRLTRQLAARVDHPEVSGLLALMLIHHARRATRTAPDGSLVPLAEQDRGRWDTGAIAEGVRILQAALARDRLGEFQAQAAIAALHADAPTAGQTDWVQIVEWYDELALLTDSPVVRLNRAVAVGEADGPRAGLAALAALDDTLPRHTAVAAYLHERDGDVVTAARLYAEAARKAPNLAERDHLTRQAARLNSARRSP; from the coding sequence ATGGACGAGACCCTGCTCAGGGGCCTCACACCGAGCGTGCTCGGGATCCTCGTCCGCCGCGGAGCCGACTTCGCGGCGGCCGAGGACGCCGTCCAGGAAGCGCTGGTCGAGGCGGTCCGGACCTGGCCCGCCGAGCCTCCGCGGGACGCGAAGGGCTGGCTGGTCACCGTCGCCTGGCGCCGGTTCCTCGACGCGACCCGGTCGGACACCGCCCGCCGTCGGCGTGAGGACCTCCTGGACGAGGAGCCGCCGCCCGGGCCGGCGCCCGCGGTGGACGACACGCTCCAGCTGTACTTCCTGTGCGCCCATCCGTCGCTGACGCCGTCGTCCGCGGTGGCGCTCACGCTGCGCGCCGTCGGCGGGCTCACCACGCGTCAGATCGCCCAGGCCTACCTGGTGCCCGAGGCGACCATGGCGCAGCGCATCAGCCGGGCCAAGCGCACCGTATCCGGCGTACGGTTCGACCGGCCCGGCGACGTCGCGACGGTGCTGCGCGTCCTCTACCTGGTCTTCAACGAGGGCTACTCCGGCGACGTCGACCTCGCCGCCGAGGCCATCCGGCTCACCCGGCAGCTCGCGGCCCGGGTCGACCACCCCGAGGTGTCCGGGCTGCTCGCCCTCATGCTGATCCACCACGCCCGGCGCGCCACCCGGACCGCGCCCGACGGCAGTCTGGTGCCGCTCGCCGAGCAGGACCGCGGCCGGTGGGACACCGGGGCGATCGCCGAGGGCGTGCGGATCCTGCAGGCGGCCCTCGCCCGCGACCGGCTGGGCGAGTTCCAGGCCCAGGCGGCCATCGCGGCGCTCCACGCCGACGCGCCCACGGCCGGGCAGACCGACTGGGTGCAGATCGTCGAGTGGTACGACGAGCTCGCGCTCCTGACGGACAGCCCCGTCGTACGGCTCAACCGCGCGGTGGCCGTCGGTGAGGCCGACGGGCCGCGCGCCGGACTGGCGGCGCTCGCGGCGCTGGACGACACGCTGCCCCGGCACACCGCGGTGGCGGCGTACCTCCACGAGCGCGACGGCGACGTGGTGACGGCGGCGCGGCTGTACGCCGAGGCGGCCCGGAAGGCGCCCAACCTGGCCGAGCGCGATCACCTGACGCGCCAGGCCGCCCGGCTGAACAGCGCTCGCCGGTCCCCCTGA
- a CDS encoding YciI family protein yields MAKYLLLKHYRGAPAAVNDVPMDRWTPEEISAHIQYMNDFAARLEKTGEFVDGQALAPEGTFVRYDGEGRPPVTDGPFAETKDLIAGWMVIDVDSYERALELAGELSAAPGAGGKPIHEWLELRPFLGAHPTITE; encoded by the coding sequence ATGGCCAAGTACCTGCTGCTCAAGCACTACCGCGGCGCCCCGGCAGCGGTCAACGACGTGCCCATGGACCGGTGGACGCCCGAGGAGATCTCGGCGCACATCCAGTACATGAACGACTTCGCGGCCCGTCTCGAAAAGACCGGCGAGTTCGTCGACGGTCAGGCGCTCGCCCCCGAGGGGACCTTCGTCCGGTACGACGGGGAGGGACGTCCGCCGGTCACCGACGGCCCGTTCGCGGAGACCAAGGACCTGATCGCCGGCTGGATGGTGATCGACGTCGACAGCTATGAGCGCGCCCTCGAACTGGCCGGAGAGCTGTCGGCCGCCCCCGGGGCGGGCGGGAAGCCGATCCACGAGTGGCTCGAACTGCGTCCGTTCCTGGGCGCGCATCCCACCATCACGGAATGA
- a CDS encoding universal stress protein, with the protein MHRAAAEARTRDAELWVVLAWQPPLGAPASRTSVGGTPLLADCRDAAAGRLREVLGTAFGQGPPGVALAALTVRATPGAALVDTVRDPGDLLVVGTGSRGRLLRALRPSVARYCLARAPCPVLAVPPSPLQADLDAVHRRIVWRRPLDAGDLAG; encoded by the coding sequence TTGCACCGGGCAGCCGCCGAGGCCCGTACGCGGGACGCGGAGCTGTGGGTCGTACTGGCCTGGCAACCACCGCTCGGCGCGCCGGCCTCCCGGACCTCCGTCGGCGGAACGCCCCTGCTCGCCGACTGCCGCGACGCGGCGGCCGGGCGGCTGCGGGAGGTGCTCGGCACCGCCTTCGGACAGGGCCCGCCCGGTGTCGCACTGGCCGCGCTGACCGTCCGTGCCACCCCGGGCGCGGCCCTGGTGGACACCGTCCGCGACCCCGGTGACCTGCTCGTCGTCGGTACGGGCTCGCGCGGGCGCCTGCTGCGCGCGCTGCGCCCGTCCGTGGCGCGGTACTGCCTGGCCCGCGCCCCCTGCCCGGTTCTCGCGGTGCCGCCCAGCCCGCTCCAGGCCGACCTGGACGCCGTGCACCGGCGCATCGTGTGGCGGCGGCCGCTGGACGCCGGGGACCTGGCGGGATGA
- a CDS encoding TerD family protein — MSMRKGANVPVPSATVRVELGWQGGPGAPDVDVSALLLTTAGKVRSDDDFVFYNQPVHPSGAVRHEGRRQDGTGVLETIGVTLSGVEEEIGTVVVAASTDGTFGRVSGLFVRVLDARSGAETARFDATDATTETAFVLGELYRRAGAWKFRAVGQGYASGLAGLATDFGITVDDPAPAPVPVPAPVPSPAPPPPVPVPVRLSKITLTKAAPAVSLTKQGATSGGMRVNLTWSAAVPPRGWMRKGKDAVRLEDVDLDLSCLWELRNGTKGIVHPIDNQFGSFHQPPYIQLDHDDRTGASEAGENLMINLDHAAEIERLLVFVVIYAGATSFAGLQGVATLHPPVGPPIEVRLDECTVPSPVAAIALIENVGGELIVRREAKYLLPAPGVFKQQAADIEYGWGMSWQSASKD; from the coding sequence ATGTCCATGCGGAAGGGTGCCAACGTACCGGTGCCGAGCGCCACGGTCCGGGTGGAGCTGGGGTGGCAAGGGGGTCCCGGAGCGCCTGACGTGGACGTGTCGGCCCTGCTGCTGACGACGGCGGGCAAGGTGCGGTCGGACGACGACTTCGTGTTCTACAACCAACCCGTGCACCCCAGTGGCGCCGTGCGCCACGAGGGACGGCGCCAGGACGGCACGGGCGTGCTCGAGACGATCGGGGTGACGCTGTCCGGGGTGGAGGAGGAGATCGGGACCGTGGTGGTCGCGGCTTCCACGGACGGCACGTTCGGTCGGGTGTCCGGCCTCTTCGTACGCGTACTGGACGCGCGCAGCGGCGCCGAGACCGCGCGGTTCGACGCCACGGACGCCACGACGGAGACCGCGTTCGTGCTCGGGGAGCTGTACCGGCGGGCCGGTGCGTGGAAGTTCCGGGCGGTGGGCCAGGGATACGCCTCCGGTCTGGCCGGGCTCGCCACCGACTTCGGGATCACGGTCGACGATCCCGCCCCGGCCCCGGTCCCGGTGCCCGCCCCGGTTCCGAGCCCCGCCCCACCCCCGCCGGTTCCCGTGCCGGTACGGCTGTCGAAGATCACCTTGACGAAGGCGGCCCCCGCGGTGTCGCTGACCAAGCAGGGGGCCACCTCAGGGGGCATGCGGGTCAATCTCACGTGGAGCGCCGCCGTGCCGCCGCGCGGCTGGATGCGGAAGGGGAAGGACGCCGTCCGGCTGGAGGACGTCGATCTCGACCTCTCCTGCCTGTGGGAGCTGCGGAACGGGACGAAGGGGATCGTCCACCCCATCGACAACCAGTTCGGCTCGTTCCACCAGCCGCCGTACATCCAGCTGGACCACGACGACCGGACCGGTGCCAGCGAGGCCGGCGAGAACCTCATGATCAACCTCGACCACGCGGCCGAGATCGAGCGCCTCCTGGTGTTCGTGGTCATCTACGCCGGGGCCACCAGTTTCGCGGGGCTCCAAGGGGTCGCCACGCTCCATCCGCCCGTCGGTCCGCCGATCGAGGTGCGCCTGGACGAATGCACCGTCCCGTCACCGGTGGCGGCGATCGCACTGATCGAGAACGTGGGCGGGGAGCTGATCGTCCGGCGGGAGGCGAAGTACCTCCTGCCGGCGCCCGGCGTCTTCAAACAGCAGGCGGCGGACATCGAGTACGGCTGGGGCATGAGCTGGCAGTCTGCGAGCAAGGACTGA
- a CDS encoding NIPSNAP family protein, with protein MITIHLKYEIDADKLAEFEEYGRRWVRLVNRFGGTHHGYFLPSEGDSDIAYALFSFPGFAAYEQYRKDSMSDPECQAAFDLARETRCIKRYERRFLRPLDTSGH; from the coding sequence GTGATCACCATTCATCTGAAGTACGAGATCGACGCCGACAAGCTCGCGGAATTCGAGGAGTACGGGCGGCGCTGGGTCCGGCTGGTCAACCGGTTCGGGGGCACCCACCACGGCTACTTCCTGCCCAGCGAGGGCGACAGCGACATCGCCTACGCCCTCTTCTCCTTCCCCGGCTTCGCCGCGTACGAGCAGTACCGCAAGGACAGCATGTCCGATCCGGAGTGCCAGGCCGCCTTCGACCTGGCCCGCGAGACCCGCTGCATCAAGCGGTACGAGCGCCGTTTCCTGCGGCCGCTCGACACCTCCGGCCACTGA
- a CDS encoding MFS transporter: MSSPLSPPMSPVVSTPPPARQRLILGVLVFAQLLIWLDGTILTTAFETLSDPVRGLGATPGELQWATGAYTLAFAGLMFTGGALGDRFGHRNVLLTGMALFGVASALAAYATTPGQLIAARAVMGAGAALLVPATMAVVSWTFEPAQRPAAFGTLSSFAGVGLAAGPILAGVLLARFWWGSVFLVNVPVVVLGLGFIARYVPNSRSPQVRRLDPAGLLLSTGGLGVLAYGLIRAGQDASFAEPRVWGSTLVGIALIAAFVVVELRIAHPSFDPRLLAQRRFAAGNLTLMTVFLAMTAASFYLAFYLQGVRGYSALDASLLALPGALGVVVGAPVAVRLARRTSVRLVCSIALTVAAVAMGSFALFGATTPIAWYAVAVLVQGTAIGMVIAPVTGAVLGSLPLERSGAGSAVNSTLRQTGSVLGIAAGGTITSIVYRRSIDGSLAGLPDPVREPARVSAELARHVAAATHDTRLAAAADSAFLHAMHVGALWTAGFTLIGAVVLAVGLRPEHPTGREREPVPEEKRAARATSATPS, translated from the coding sequence ATGTCCTCACCCCTGTCCCCACCCATGTCACCGGTGGTGTCCACCCCACCACCGGCCCGTCAGCGGCTCATCCTCGGCGTCCTCGTCTTCGCCCAGCTCCTCATCTGGCTCGACGGCACCATCCTGACCACCGCCTTCGAGACGCTCTCCGACCCCGTCCGGGGGTTAGGCGCCACCCCGGGCGAGCTCCAATGGGCCACCGGCGCCTACACGCTGGCCTTCGCCGGCCTGATGTTCACCGGAGGCGCGCTCGGTGACCGGTTCGGCCACCGCAACGTCCTGCTGACGGGCATGGCCCTCTTCGGCGTCGCCTCCGCCCTCGCCGCCTACGCCACCACGCCCGGCCAGCTCATCGCCGCCCGCGCCGTGATGGGCGCCGGCGCCGCGCTCCTCGTCCCGGCCACCATGGCGGTGGTCAGCTGGACGTTCGAGCCCGCGCAGCGCCCGGCCGCCTTCGGCACGCTGTCGTCCTTCGCCGGCGTCGGCCTCGCCGCGGGGCCGATCCTCGCCGGGGTGTTGCTCGCGCGGTTCTGGTGGGGGTCGGTGTTCCTCGTCAACGTGCCCGTCGTCGTCCTCGGCCTCGGCTTCATCGCCCGGTACGTGCCCAACTCCCGCAGCCCGCAGGTCCGCCGCCTCGACCCGGCCGGGCTGCTGCTGTCGACCGGCGGCCTGGGCGTCCTCGCGTACGGCCTGATCCGCGCCGGCCAGGACGCCTCCTTCGCCGAGCCGCGCGTCTGGGGATCCACCCTCGTCGGCATCGCGCTGATCGCCGCGTTCGTCGTCGTCGAGCTGCGGATCGCCCATCCCAGCTTCGACCCCCGGCTGCTGGCGCAGCGCCGCTTCGCCGCCGGGAACCTCACCCTGATGACCGTCTTCCTGGCCATGACGGCAGCGTCCTTCTACCTCGCCTTCTACCTGCAGGGCGTCCGCGGCTACTCGGCGCTGGACGCCTCGCTCCTCGCACTCCCGGGAGCCCTCGGCGTGGTCGTCGGCGCCCCGGTCGCCGTCCGGCTGGCCCGGCGGACCTCCGTCCGGCTCGTCTGCTCGATCGCGCTGACGGTCGCGGCCGTGGCGATGGGCTCCTTCGCCCTGTTCGGGGCGACCACCCCGATCGCCTGGTACGCGGTGGCCGTGCTGGTCCAGGGCACCGCGATCGGCATGGTGATCGCTCCCGTCACGGGTGCGGTACTGGGTTCCCTGCCCCTGGAGCGGTCCGGCGCGGGCAGCGCGGTCAACAGCACCCTGCGCCAGACCGGCAGCGTGCTGGGCATCGCGGCCGGCGGCACGATCACCTCGATCGTCTACCGGCGTTCGATCGACGGCTCGCTGGCCGGCCTCCCGGATCCGGTACGGGAACCGGCGCGGGTCTCGGCCGAACTCGCCCGGCACGTGGCGGCGGCCACGCACGACACCCGGCTCGCCGCGGCCGCCGACAGCGCCTTCCTGCACGCCATGCACGTCGGGGCGCTCTGGACGGCCGGGTTCACGCTGATCGGCGCGGTCGTCCTGGCCGTCGGCCTCCGGCCGGAGCATCCCACGGGGCGCGAGCGGGAGCCGGTCCCGGAGGAGAAGCGTGCGGCGCGCGCGACGAGCGCCACGCCCTCGTGA
- a CDS encoding MarR family winged helix-turn-helix transcriptional regulator, whose product MGEQSHRRVLSFVVRHAWLSMRAAIGVELEEFGLTVPQFATLMIVGQSPGISVAQLARLVGSSRQAANEMLAALERDGLILRAPHATDRRTHQLSLTELGHARYEEALPAVQRREAELEEGLTPEQCEAAFAWMSAMSNARQGAVRN is encoded by the coding sequence ATGGGCGAGCAGAGTCACCGTCGTGTGCTGAGCTTCGTGGTGCGCCACGCCTGGCTCAGCATGCGGGCGGCGATCGGGGTCGAGCTGGAGGAATTCGGGCTCACCGTGCCGCAGTTCGCGACCTTGATGATCGTGGGGCAGTCCCCGGGCATCTCGGTGGCCCAGCTGGCCCGCCTGGTCGGGAGCTCCCGCCAGGCCGCCAACGAGATGCTCGCGGCGCTGGAACGCGACGGCCTGATCCTCCGGGCCCCGCACGCCACCGACCGCAGGACCCACCAGTTGAGCCTCACGGAGCTCGGACACGCGCGCTACGAGGAGGCGCTCCCGGCCGTCCAGCGGCGCGAGGCCGAACTGGAGGAGGGGCTGACGCCGGAGCAGTGCGAGGCGGCGTTCGCCTGGATGTCGGCCATGTCGAACGCCCGGCAGGGGGCCGTGAGGAACTGA
- a CDS encoding TetR/AcrR family transcriptional regulator C-terminal domain-containing protein has translation MPQQPQEPRRTPLSRDRVLRAAVAFADDAGIEALSMRKLAQELGVVPMALYKHVANKEELLDGMVEVVVAGIAGQVPGSDWKSAVRGRILGARGALLAHTWAAQVIRSRTSPTPAVLAYLDSVIGTFRAGGFSTDLTHHAMHALGSRVLGFTEELFDDPADTAPQDERAQAAAYEVMARRYPHVTELARAVAHDRRSVVGQGCDDQFEFEFALDLLLDGFERLHGQGWKSTP, from the coding sequence ATGCCCCAGCAGCCGCAGGAACCACGCCGGACCCCCCTGAGCCGGGACCGGGTGCTGCGCGCCGCCGTAGCCTTCGCCGACGACGCCGGGATCGAGGCGCTGAGCATGCGCAAATTGGCCCAGGAGCTGGGCGTCGTGCCGATGGCGCTGTACAAGCACGTCGCCAACAAGGAGGAGCTCCTGGACGGCATGGTGGAAGTCGTCGTCGCGGGCATCGCGGGCCAAGTGCCCGGTTCCGACTGGAAGAGCGCGGTCCGCGGGCGGATCCTCGGGGCGCGCGGCGCCCTCCTCGCGCACACCTGGGCGGCTCAGGTCATCCGGTCGCGCACCAGCCCGACGCCGGCGGTGCTCGCCTACCTCGACTCGGTGATCGGAACCTTCCGGGCCGGCGGCTTCTCGACCGACCTCACCCACCACGCGATGCACGCCCTCGGCAGCCGGGTGCTGGGCTTCACCGAGGAGCTGTTCGACGACCCGGCGGACACCGCACCGCAGGACGAGCGGGCGCAGGCCGCCGCGTACGAGGTGATGGCCCGGCGGTATCCCCACGTCACCGAACTGGCGCGGGCGGTGGCGCACGACCGGCGGTCGGTCGTCGGGCAGGGGTGCGACGACCAGTTCGAGTTCGAGTTCGCGCTGGACCTCCTCCTGGACGGGTTCGAGCGGCTCCACGGGCAGGGCTGGAAGTCCACGCCCTGA
- a CDS encoding DUF4386 domain-containing protein, whose protein sequence is MGSTRRTAIVAGVLFLVTEVAAIGGLALYRPVLHDTGYVLGSGADTQVFLGALCEFVLALAVTGTGAALYPVLRKRNEGAAIGYVCGRLLEAAVIVVGIINVLSVVTLRRQAEGAASADGSSLVTAGQALVAFHDWTFLFGPNFVLGANTLVLAGLMYTSRLIPRWIAVLGLVGGTMICASATAVLFGVYEQVSAAGSLAALPVFAWEVTLAVRLLAKGFDAGADAA, encoded by the coding sequence ATGGGATCGACCAGGAGGACCGCGATCGTCGCGGGTGTGCTGTTCCTCGTCACCGAGGTCGCCGCGATCGGCGGGCTCGCGCTCTACCGTCCCGTTCTGCACGACACCGGCTACGTCCTCGGATCGGGCGCCGACACCCAGGTGTTCCTGGGGGCGCTGTGCGAGTTCGTGCTCGCGCTGGCCGTCACGGGCACGGGGGCCGCGCTGTACCCGGTCCTGCGGAAGCGCAACGAAGGGGCGGCCATCGGCTACGTCTGCGGGCGCCTGCTGGAGGCCGCCGTCATCGTCGTCGGCATCATCAACGTGCTGTCGGTGGTGACGCTGAGGAGGCAGGCGGAGGGTGCGGCGAGCGCCGACGGATCGTCCCTGGTCACGGCCGGGCAGGCCCTGGTGGCCTTCCACGACTGGACGTTCCTGTTCGGGCCGAACTTCGTCCTCGGGGCCAACACCCTGGTGCTGGCCGGTCTGATGTACACCTCGCGGCTCATACCGCGGTGGATCGCCGTTCTGGGCCTGGTCGGCGGGACGATGATCTGCGCCTCGGCGACCGCCGTGCTGTTCGGTGTCTACGAGCAGGTCTCGGCGGCGGGGTCGCTCGCGGCGCTTCCCGTGTTCGCCTGGGAGGTGACGCTGGCCGTCCGGCTGCTCGCCAAGGGCTTCGACGCGGGAGCCGACGCCGCGTGA
- a CDS encoding polyprenyl synthetase family protein produces the protein MHVNVTATTLERVAGHRIRFDARFEQYFDSLGGRFDVPAPSRYVPRCLELLREFSMRGGKRLRVVLLYEAARLVTTDEIPGLAEAALSIELLQTHGLVHDDIIDDAPLRRGGPSTYYAYRREFPGQDATALGLAMLAGDLAAFLSTQVLLEAEVPAELRQALLGVHTRTAAETVAGQIADLERDSHTLPDEEFLHTVTDFKSARYSILAPLTMGLLAAGGDPAPHRARLHRYSRLVGISEQMRDDFIDLFGPSGDDPAAEVKSTGADIRSGRRTYAVRAVLAAATGADAALVEAALGDPGCPDETLGRIREIARAAGVDRRLKAEIRRHAEAAAAEAASWEPYWRAEAVEFFRGLPMWNVDRMP, from the coding sequence ATGCACGTCAACGTCACGGCCACCACCCTGGAACGCGTCGCCGGTCACCGGATCCGCTTCGACGCCCGGTTCGAGCAGTACTTCGACAGCCTCGGCGGGCGTTTCGACGTCCCGGCGCCCAGCCGGTACGTCCCCCGCTGCCTGGAGCTCCTGCGGGAGTTCTCGATGCGCGGCGGCAAGCGGCTGCGGGTCGTCCTGCTGTACGAGGCGGCCCGGCTGGTCACCACCGACGAGATACCGGGGCTCGCCGAGGCCGCGCTGAGCATCGAACTGCTCCAGACGCACGGCCTCGTCCACGACGACATCATCGACGACGCGCCCCTGCGCCGCGGCGGCCCGTCGACGTACTACGCCTACCGCCGGGAGTTCCCCGGCCAGGACGCCACCGCCCTCGGGCTCGCGATGCTCGCCGGGGACCTCGCCGCGTTCCTGTCCACCCAGGTACTGCTGGAGGCCGAGGTTCCCGCCGAGCTCCGCCAGGCCCTGCTCGGCGTGCACACGCGCACCGCGGCGGAGACCGTGGCCGGGCAGATCGCCGACCTGGAGCGGGACTCCCACACCCTGCCCGACGAGGAGTTCCTGCACACCGTCACCGACTTCAAGAGCGCGCGGTACTCGATCCTCGCGCCGCTGACGATGGGCCTGCTGGCCGCGGGCGGGGATCCGGCGCCGCACCGCGCCCGACTGCACCGGTACTCGCGGCTGGTGGGCATTTCCGAGCAGATGCGCGACGACTTCATCGACCTGTTCGGCCCGTCCGGCGACGACCCGGCGGCCGAGGTGAAGTCCACCGGGGCCGACATCCGCTCGGGCCGCCGCACCTACGCCGTCCGCGCGGTCCTGGCCGCCGCGACCGGGGCCGACGCGGCCCTCGTCGAAGCCGCGCTCGGTGATCCCGGCTGCCCGGACGAAACCCTGGGCCGGATCAGGGAGATCGCCCGCGCCGCCGGCGTGGACCGGCGGCTCAAGGCGGAGATCCGGCGGCACGCGGAGGCCGCCGCCGCCGAGGCCGCGTCCTGGGAACCGTACTGGCGTGCGGAGGCCGTGGAGTTCTTCCGGGGCCTGCCGATGTGGAACGTGGACCGGATGCCGTGA
- a CDS encoding threonine ammonia-lyase, which yields MPTPTISDVLRARRLQSAHLSPTPLLSHPALDASVGAGVRVLVKHENLQPTGALKVRGGVTLLAAMDPAERARGVLSYSTGNHAQSLAYAAALFHVPCTIVMPQNPNPLKAAAVRRLGAELVEYGADFEEARRHAEQLAPRRGMRLVSAANEPDLIAGVATAYLEVFEQEPELDAIVVPVGGGSGAAAACLVAAAISPRCRVIAVQSRHSPAAHDSWRSGRCVERPNTTTAEGLATGSGFELTQRLIREHLADFRLVGDDDIRWAQWLLMRDARTVAEAAAAASLAGLLAARDGLAGQRVAIMCTGGNAGEAELRACLSAAPSGG from the coding sequence ATGCCCACACCGACGATCTCCGACGTCCTTCGCGCGCGTCGTCTGCAGAGCGCGCACCTGTCCCCGACCCCGCTGCTCTCCCATCCCGCCCTCGACGCCTCCGTCGGCGCCGGGGTCCGTGTGCTGGTCAAGCACGAGAACCTGCAGCCGACCGGCGCCCTCAAGGTCCGAGGGGGCGTCACCCTGCTGGCCGCGATGGACCCGGCCGAGCGTGCACGGGGTGTCCTGTCGTACTCCACCGGCAACCACGCGCAGTCCCTCGCCTATGCCGCGGCCCTCTTCCACGTCCCCTGCACCATCGTCATGCCGCAGAACCCGAATCCGCTGAAGGCCGCGGCCGTGCGGCGCCTCGGCGCCGAACTGGTCGAATACGGGGCGGACTTCGAGGAGGCCCGCCGCCACGCCGAGCAGCTCGCACCCCGGCGCGGGATGCGCTTGGTCAGCGCGGCGAACGAACCGGACCTGATCGCTGGCGTGGCCACCGCGTACCTGGAGGTCTTCGAGCAGGAACCGGAGCTCGACGCGATCGTCGTGCCGGTCGGTGGTGGCAGCGGCGCGGCCGCCGCGTGCCTGGTGGCGGCGGCGATCAGTCCGCGCTGCCGCGTCATCGCGGTGCAGTCCCGCCACTCGCCCGCCGCGCACGACTCCTGGCGCTCGGGCCGCTGCGTGGAGCGTCCGAACACCACGACGGCGGAGGGTCTGGCCACCGGGTCGGGCTTCGAGCTGACCCAGCGTCTGATCCGCGAGCACCTCGCGGACTTCCGGCTGGTCGGCGACGACGACATCCGGTGGGCCCAGTGGCTGCTCATGCGTGATGCCCGAACGGTGGCCGAGGCGGCGGCCGCCGCATCGCTGGCCGGGCTCCTCGCCGCACGCGACGGCCTTGCCGGGCAGCGGGTGGCGATCATGTGCACGGGCGGAAACGCCGGCGAAGCCGAACTGCGGGCCTGCCTCTCCGCCGCACCCTCAGGCGGCTGA